A genome region from Fusarium musae strain F31 chromosome 5, whole genome shotgun sequence includes the following:
- a CDS encoding hypothetical protein (EggNog:ENOG41), producing the protein MMQTKNPFNTTRTGKHGLLRSRGLKNRLSLEDFIALYNRVNKLPASGSSSCANSESDDGSNVSSSADTSGSDKSVANVLPVKAPGLHIYVPIRTQTLMLTRIQAILEHACFSFARETMPGILEETKWSCPEAGELNAWAYHFKKHWEALQQLSRCQGCGLVLTSFLYSIKQIRNIAVHRQPITVDHLLMLMSHASNFCICLDVPKALDMIRKIRTSAETHIQKLEDCKKNIEQGLSTAGQETSMTRLELWAREQQEMQEACEKFEKKRKAIFKKVEKLLHSREVACFTLEDDEDEDEDEGDDDEE; encoded by the coding sequence atgatgcagacCAAGAAccccttcaacaccacccGCACTGGAAAGCATGGGCTTTTGAGATCCCGGGGTCTCAAGAATAGACTATCATTGGAAGATTTTATTGCGTTGTACAACCGCGTAAATAAGCTTCCAGCTTCTGGGTCATCCAGTTGCGCAAACTCCGAGAGTGATGATGGCTCCAATGTCTCGTCGTCTGCAGACACGTCGGGTTCAGACAAATCAGTCGCAAACGTTCTGCCAGTCAAAGCTCCTGGACTTCACATCTATGTTCCAATCCGCACACAGACACTGATGCTCACAAGAATCCAGGCTATCTTGGAACATGCCTGCTTTAGTTTCGCCCGAGAGACCATGCCAGGCATCCTCGAAGAGACGAAGTGGTCATGTCCAGAAGCAGGAGAGTTAAACGCTTGGGCATACCATTTTAAGAAGCACTGGGAAGCCCTCCAACAGCTCAGCCGTTGCCAAGGGTGTGGCCTTGTCCTCACCTCTTTTCTCTACTCAATCAAGCAAATTCGAAATATTGCTGTTCACCGACAGCCCATCACAGTGGACCacctgttgatgttgatgagtcATGCAAGCAACTTTTGCATTTGCCTCGATGTCCCAAAAGCCTTGGATATGATCCGGAAGATTCGAACTTCCGCAGAGACTCACATCCAAAAGCTTGAGGACTGCAAAAAGAACATCGAGCAAGGACTCAGCACGGCTGGCCAAGAGACCTCCATGACGCGTTTGGAACTCTGGGCGCGTGAGCAGCAAGAAATGCAAGAAGCTTGCGAGAAGTttgagaaaaagagaaaggccATCTTTAAGAAGGTCGAAAAGTTGCTCCATTCCAGGGAGGTGGCATGCTTTACCTtggaagacgacgaggatgaagatgaagatgaaggggacgatgacgaagagtAG
- a CDS encoding hypothetical protein (BUSCO:EOG09262WXK): protein MAEIQSSNTVSVGTLPATDSAEKRQSQQRGPPLHQIYALPAPIRTFPLPAFYPNNPISFFHVAYAWLGQLWSPPKAEPSVVHNGIWSAATSSVHITDDVSTRALWEQGFYGKGSLSRSEPAWLKREQVRQGLADAHVSEIMTVQRREERMRAKWERARLEQEAIRETRRKEAEEAKARETKAREAKAFEAKERELRTRESKDIAEPRSIKPISLSAALPTCKSPVSPAALLALPNSLVDIVKPTPIKPVSLPVSTPTHASPVCPATILGLPNSAAEIVEESAIETAEEIDGLGISGVHPTAMGLSVDTFLNGHVMEPVANGILHHEVNGTSVVASSSDEEDSTKPKKRRKSVRFSPTVESTTFHFGDPPSPKRLTSNGTANGLVDIRVVSPVALNGHNENSLERTSRPVLKNMEHLQLTPEEAFFLNFGLGVLTVTDPASGAQLSSLDLLRLFRQHSYFPPRVEPADPTLQPDDNFLIHYAVYHYFRSLGWVPRAGIKFGVDWLLYARGPVFDHAEFGLIVVPSYSDALWKEAGKQDPQKTWQWLHGTVRVLSHVTKSLVLVYVDVPPPSKFEKALEQGIAEALKLYKVREVMVKRWSANRNRG, encoded by the coding sequence ATGGCTGAGATTCAATCATCAAACACAGTCTCCGTTGGTACCTTGCCTGCCACGGATTCCGCCGAAAAACGGCAATCCCAGCAGCGAGGGCCTCCACTGCATCAGATCTACGCCCTCCCGGCACCGATCCGCACATTCCCTTTACCGGCCTTTTATCCGAACAACCCCATATCCTTCTTCCATGTCGCGTATGCGTGGTTAGGCCAACTGTGGTCTCCGCCCAAAGCGGAACCCTCGGTTGTGCATAATGGTATTTGGTCGGCTGCTACATCATCCGTCCACATCACGGATGATGTTTCTACCCGAGCTTTGTGGGAGCAAGGCTTCTACGGAAAGGGTAGTCTTAGTCGTAGTGAACCAGCTTGGTTAAAGCGTGAACAAGTTCGTCAAGGACTGGCTGATGCACATGTCAGCGAGATTATGACTGtgcagagaagagaagagcgtATGCGTGCCAAGTGGGAACGAGCACGTCTCGAGCAAGAGGCGATCCGAGAGACCCGCCGCAAGGAAgcggaagaagcaaaagccaGAGAGACCAAGGCACGAGAAGCCAAAGCctttgaagccaaggaacGAGAGCTACGTACCAGAGAGTCGAAAGACATCGCAGAGCCCAGATCCATCAAACCTATTTCGCTGTCGGCTGCCCTTCCAACTTGCAAGTCACCTGTCAGCCCTGCTGCACTTTTGGCTCTGCCAAATTCACTAGTGGACATTGTGAAGCCAACGCCTATCAAGCCTGTCAGTCTGCCTGTGTCCACTCCCACACATGCTTCGCCAGTGTGCCCTGCAACTATCCTAGGCCTGCCGAACTCTGCCGCAGAAATTGTCGAAGAGTCTGCCATCGAGACAGCCGAAGAGATTGATGGTCTTGGAATATCCGGAGTCCATCCAACGGCGATGGGCCTGTCTGTGGATACCTTCCTCAATGGTCATGTCATGGAACCAGTTGCGAACGGAATTCTTCACCATGAAGTGAATGGCACTTCCGTGGTTGCGTCTTCgtcagatgaggaagacagcACTAAACCTAAGAAGCGACGTAAGAGTGTACGATTCTCGCCAACAGTGGAATCCACTACCTTTCACTTCGGAGATCCCCCTAGCCCCAAGCGTTTGACGTCGAATGGCACGGCTAATGGGCTTGTCGATATTCGCGTCGTATCACCCGTTGCTTTGAACGGACACAATGAGAACTCTTTGGAGCGTACTAGCAGGCCAGTGCTGAAGAATATGGAGCATCTCCAGCTCACACCGGAGGAGGCTTTCTTTCTGAACTTCGGTTTGGGTGTTCTGACGGTTACCGATCCTGCCTCGGGCGCTCAGCTCTCGTCTTTGGACCTGTTGAGACTCTTCAGACAACATTCATACTTCCCACCTCGCGTTGAACCTGCGGATCCCACGCTTCAACCCGATGATAACTTCCTCATTCACTATGCAGTGTATCATTACTTCAGATCGCTTGGTTGGGTACCTCGCGCAGGCATCAAGTTTGGCGTGGACTGGCTACTATATGCTAGGGGTCCGGTCTTTGATCATGCCGAGTTCGGTCTCATCGTTGTCCCATCTTATTCTGATGCGCTTTGGAAAGAGGCCGGAAAACAGGACCCTCAGAAGACATGGCAATGGCTCCATGGCACGGTGCGTGTTCTGTCACACGTCACCAAGAGTCTTGTTCTAGTGTACGTTGATGTACCACCACCTTCGAAATTTGAGAAGGCTTTGGAGCAGGGAATCGCTGAAGCATTGAAGCTATACAAAGTCAGAGAAGTGATGGTGAAGCGATGGTCTGCCAACCGTAACAGAGGCTGA
- the GCS1_2 gene encoding Zn finger-containing GTPase- Activating Protein for ARF (CAZy:GT21), which produces MWSSKEAIAGVFLFLAAVVSIVIAIGVRAIFHNFASRPPPSPNLGDDTPHVTIIRPVKGIEPRLYDCIAASFRQNYPQDKISIRLCLENDSDPAYPILQRVLEDFPDIDARILFEVDDLSLNTMPNMGPNPKIRNISRAYREARGDIVWIVDCNVWMAKGVLGRMVAKLKGHHVGGGSKPYKFVHQLPIVVDLIDYSVPVAADGQPLLAASSVEDDDLDLGGGGSHGNPKLWTQGGGRLDEMFMATSHAKFYSAINTSGLAPCAVGKSTMFCKSQLDHATNPLLNPKISRGNNLPTGVDYFSHNICEDHMIGDVLWNAKFDGYKNHGLVWGDIAVQPMSDMSVKAYTARRSRWLRARKFTVLPATMIEPFTESFVFATYLTFAITTLRICGIPPTWTARVIIWLTTITVWMVIDFLGYRHLHSGVTVEADEDTPRFARGSINRGGIKSRKFLEFLAAWIAREALALPIWAYAVVFGNTVNWRGRRFRIRRDTTVEALDPEEEERSRQVPTPELERGSSQNKQRVD; this is translated from the exons ATGTGGTCGTCGAAAGAGGCCATTGCTGGCGTCTTCTTGTTTTTAGCTGCTGTTGTTTCCATCGTCATTGCTATTGGCGTCCGGGCTAT CTTTCACAACTTTGCTAGCCGGCCACCTCCTTCACCCAACCTGGGTGACGATACTCCTCATGTCACCATAATTCGACCCGTTAAGGGCATCGAGCCTCGACTCTACGATTGTATCGCCGCATCGTTTCGCCAGAACTACCCCCAAGACAAGATTTCGATTCGTCTCTGTCTCGAAAATGACTCCGATCCGGCGTACCCGATTCTACAGAGGGTCCTCGAGGACTTTCCCGATATTGATGCGCGCATCCTGTTTGAGGTAGACGACCTTTCGTTGAATACGATGCCGAATATGGGACCGAATCCAAAAATTCGCAATATCAGCCGAGCATACCGAGAAGCCAGAGGCGATATTGTGTGGATTGTGGATTGTAACGTCTGGATGGCCAAGGGAGTCTTGGGGCGCATGGTTGCTAAGCTCAAGGGTCACCATGTTGGTGGCGGGAGCAAGCCCTACAAATTCGTTCATCAACTTCCCATTGTTGTTGACTTGATCGACTATTCCGTGCCGGTTGCAGCAGACGGTCAGCCCCTGTTAGCTGCTTCCtctgttgaagatgatgacttaGATCTGGGCGGAGGGGGTTCTCATGGTAACCCCAAGCTTTGGACACAGGGTGGTGGAAGACTTGATGAGATGTTCATGGCAACATCGCATGCCAAATTCTACAGCGCTATCAACACTTCTGGTCTAGCCCCTTGCGCTGTGGGCAAGAGCACCATGTTCTGCAAATCTCAGCTCGATCATGCGACGAACCCTTTACTAAATCCTAAGATATCAAGGGGCAATAACCTCCCAACGGGCGTGGATTACTTTTCGCACAATATTTGCGAAGATCATATGATCGGCGATGTCCTTTGGAATGCTAAATTTGACGGCTACAAGAACCATGGGTTAGTCTGGGGTGACATTGCCGTTCAGCCGATGTCAGACATGTCTGTCAAGGCATATACAGCACGCCGCTCTCGGTGGCTCAGAGCGAGAAAGTTCACGGTTCTCCCAGCTACAATGATTGAGCCATTCACGGAATCCTTCGTGTTTGCCACGTATTTGACCTTTGCAATCACCACACTGCGGATATGTGGCATACCTCCGACCTGGACTGCCAGGGTGATCATCTGGCTCACAACGATCACTGTCTGGATGGTAATCGACTTTTTAGGTTACCGACATTTGCATTCTGGCGTCACTGTGGAGGCTGATGAAGACACACCTCGTTTCGCCAGAGGTTCCATCAATCGAGGAGGAATCAAAAGTCGCAAATTCTTGGAGTTTTTAGCTGCCTGGATTGCGCGTGAAGCTCTAGCTCTACCGATCTGGGCATACGCAGTCGTCTTCGGGAATACTGTGAACTGGCGAGGAAGGCGATTCCGTATCCGTAGGGATACAACTGTTGAAGCACTTGAccccgaagaagaagaacggaGTCGTCAGGTGCCGACTCCTGAGCTTGAAAGGGGATCTTCCCAGAATAAGCAACGGGTTGATTGA
- a CDS encoding hypothetical protein (EggNog:ENOG41) produces MASKALTRETTTGAALEQVQGAIQSPATEVVPKPPSDLEELKADCDSFTFTSFTTEDAFVLGNLLYARLYPYAVKGKPTVISIALANTSQVVFQTVTGPGTAPDNEQWVRRKRNTVLRFGNSTWFMHNKFKGDEVAFAAKYGIADSNKGDYAIHGGAIPIRVQGVEGIVAVVVVSGLKQDEDHGVIADVIKSNWSC; encoded by the exons ATGGCATCTAAAGCCTTGACCCGAGAGACGACAACTGGCGCTGCGCTGGAGCAGGTCCAGGGAGCCATCCAGAGCCCAGCGACAGAGGTTGTTCCCAAGCCGCCTTCTGAC CTCGAGGAACTCAAGGCTGATTGTGATTCATTCACTTTCACATCATTCACTACAGAGGATGCTTTTGTGCTGGGCAACCTTCTCTACGCCCGTCTTTACCCATACGCTGTCAAAGGCAAGCCGACGGTGATCTCAATTGCCCTTGCAAATACCTCCCAGGTTGTCTTCCAAACCGTTACCGGACCTGGCACAGCTCCCGACAACGAGCAATGGGTTCGCCGTAAGAGGAACACTGTTCTCCGATTCGGCAATAGCACATGGTTCATGCACAACAAGTTCAAGGGGGACGAGGTTGCTTTCGCTGCCAAATATGGTATTGCAGATTCAAACAAGGGTGACTACGCAATCCACGGTGGAGCTATCCCGATTCGTGTCCAGGGAGTTGAAGGGATCGTTGCTGTTGTCGTGGTGAGCGGGCTGAAGCAAGACGAGGACCATGGAGTTATTGCCGATGTTATCAAGAGTAATTGGAGCTGTTAG
- a CDS encoding hypothetical protein (EggNog:ENOG41): protein MEKNFDEIAVGSQDGSSSDLEHIEVDWTEEEEAKLIRNGNALTDFFMADVGITQSQFNVGQQLLSAGIVLLEIPSNFILYRVGPAKWIGSQIIAWGLVATFQAFQKGLGAFLSTRLLLGLCEAGFIPAGLYTITRWYKRDETSKRFSIYFLGNMIASGASGLIAYGILHMRGIGGLGGWQWLFILEGIFTILVGILFILFFPDSPFNPVSLFKFGVFTEREKEILMKRILKDDPSKIHAKPNVTKEEFRNVMTNWRLIPHVLLTISALAPATTMGSYSPSLVKSFGYERLKSNALVSIGSWALVVTNLLWGYLGDKLQMRGPLVAFGIFMFWAFAIADRVMVFSPDGHTRFALLTLTHAFGWQWHPLNGSWMALNAGSAGERSITMAILIMSANTSGIIGSQLFQEHDAPLYKTGWTAIMALASVGLVMAVVANLQYFFLNGRRIGRKGLKYSP from the exons ATGGAGAAGAACTTTGATGAGATAGCTGTTGGTAGCCAAGATGGTAGTTCCAGCGATTTGGAGCACATCGAGGTTGACTggactgaagaagaggaagcgaaACTCATTCGCAA TGGAAATGCTCTCACAGACTTTTTCATGGCTGATGTTGGGATTACTCAAAGCCAGTTCAATGTTGGACAGCAGCTTTTATCTGCGGGTATTGTCTTGCTTGAG ATTCCCAGCAACTTCATCCTCTACCGTGTTGGGCCCGCCAAGTGGATTGGATCCCAGATCATCGCTTG GGGTCTTGTTGCCACGTTTCAGGCATTCCAGAAAGGTTTAGGTGCTTTTCTTTCTACTCGACTTCTCCTTGG TCTCTGTGAAGCTGGCTTCATCCCTGCTGGATTATATACAATTACTCGATGGTACAAGCGTGATGAAACCAGCAAGCGATTCTCTATCTACTTCCTGGGTAACATGATTGCCTCTGGAGCATCAGGTCTCATTGCATATGGAAT TCTTCACATGCGAGGTATTGGCGGACTTGGAGGTTGGCAATGGCTTTTCATC CTCGAAGGTATCTTCACCATCCTTGTTGGGattctcttcatcctgttCTTCCCAGACAGTCCCTTCAACCCCGTCTCACTCTTTAAGTTCGGTGTCTTCACTGAGAGGGAGAAAGAGATCCTAATGAAAAGAATTCTGAAGGATGATCCTTCCAAGATTCACGCAAAGCCAAACGTTACTAAAGAAGAGTTTCGCAATGTG ATGACAAACTGGAGACTCATTCCCCATGTTTTACTCACTATTAGTGCTCTCGCGCCCGCTACAACAATGGGCTCCTACTCGCCAAGCCTTGTGAAGTCATTCGGTTATGAGAGACTCAAGTCGAATGCCCTTGTGTCGATTGGATCATGGGCCCTTGTTGTGACCAACCTCTTGTGGGGTTATCTGGG TGATAAACTTCAAATGCGCGGCCCTCTCGTTGCATTTGGAATCTTCATGTTCTGGGCATTCGCG ATCGCTGATCGTGTCATGGTGTTTTCACCCGATGGACATACACGATTCGCTCTGTTGACATTAACTCATGCTTTCGGATGGCAATGGC ATCCCCTGAATGGTTCCTGGATGGCTCTCAACGCTGGTTCCGCTGGAGAGAGGTCCATCACTAtggccatcctcatcatgtcAGCCAACACATCTGGAATTATTGGAAGTCAACTCTTCCAAGAGCATGATGCTCCTCTTTACAAAACAGGTTGGACTGCTATCATGGCTCTGGCTTCGGTTGGTCTTGTTATGGCTGTCGTTGCGAACTTGCAGTATTTCTTCCTCAACGGCCGAAGGATAGGTCGCAAGGGATTAAAGTATAGTCCTTAA
- a CDS encoding hypothetical protein (EggNog:ENOG41) → MASPSDRRPLVISGPSGVGKGTLIKMLFGRHPDTFTLSVSHTTRNPREGETDGVEYHFVTKDAFRDLIAKDGFVEHAQFGSNLYGTSKATIEEQTAKGKVVVLDIEMEGVKQVKASSIDARYVFVSPPDTEELEKRLRGRGTETEESIQQRLTRAQDELAWAKNAEFDKILVNDDLEKTYQELDAFVYSEKTN, encoded by the exons ATGGCTTCTCCTTCGGACCGTCGACCCCTCGTCATCTCTGGACCTAGCGGTGTCGGAAAGGGCACGCTGATCAAGATGCTCTTCGGCCGCCACCCAGATACCTTTACTCTTTCTGTGTCGCATACTACTCGTAACCCTCGCGAGGGTGAGACCGATGGCGTTGAGTACCACTTTGTCACCAAGGATGCGTTTCGGGATTTGATCGCCAAGGACGGCTTCGTCGAGCA TGCTCAATTCGGAAGCAACCTCTACGGAACGAGCAAGGCGACCATCGAGGAGCAGAcagccaagggcaaggttgTTGTTCTGGACATCGAGATGGAGGGCGTCAAGCAAGTCAAGGCCTCTTCCATCGACGCACGCTACGTATTCGTCTCGCCCCCTGATACtgaagagctcgagaagcgacTGCGCGGCCGCGGCACGGAGACCGAGGAGAGCATCCAGCAGCGCTTGACACGTGCGCAGGATGAGCTTGCGTGGGCCAAGAATGCCGAGTTTGACAAGATTCTCGTCAACGATGATTTGGAGAAGACGTACCAGGAGCTCGATGCTTTTGTCTACAGTGAGAAGACCAACTAG
- a CDS encoding hypothetical protein (EggNog:ENOG41) translates to MLPARPLIRSTVPRAARASRASRASRQVRFQSTASSSSSSTHLATGIAGGFVGSAIFYGIYSYTPAGRAASGINKAAKEAQQKYEAAAKKLQKNTPDADQAVNYIKEFAYSYVGWIPGGRAYVDAAFQDWEKVRENNKDEADKLVNDAYKQFQHLSKSGLSLETASKAYDVLADLAKKVANLAGDAIGDIIDNHPQVKEKLGSNVDQLKELGDKYGPEAKKQVDETWKQVKDIFAGGFSAASISKARKLVEEKVEQIKKLGDQAWKKGLEEAKPYLDKNPKVKELIEKNADALKEGNTAELFKRAKSAVDSGDLGDLEKYVKDATEKVKSKGNELTGGWVDIEKYIKEIPNGGEVMEKLQQLSEVADKHKEEGEKLFKETVEELRQVLEKKSEKAQEIAGEAKKDAKKETK, encoded by the coding sequence ATGCTTCCTGCTCGCCCTCTCATTCGATCAACTGTGCCTCGTGCCGCACGTGCTTCTCGTGCTTCTCGTGCTTCTCGCCAAGTTCGATTCCAATCTAcagcctcatcttcatcgagcAGCACTCATCTCGCCACCGGTATCGCTGGTGGCTTTGTCGGCTCAGCCATCTTCTACGGCATCTACTCTTACACACCCGCTGGCCGTGCTGCTTCAGGTATCAACAAAGCTGCCAAGGAGGCCCAGCAAAAATATGAGGCCGCCGCaaagaagctccagaagaaCACCCCCGATGCCGATCAGGCTGTGAACTACATCAAGGAGTTTGCTTACTCCTACGTTGGTTGGATCCCAGGTGGTCGCGCCTACGTTGATGCTGCCTTCCAGGACTGGGAAAAGGTTCGGGAGAACAACAAGGATGAGGCcgacaagctcgtcaacgaTGCCTACAAGCAGTTCCAACATCTTTCCAAGTCTGGCCTGAGCCTCGAAACTGCTTCCAAGGCCTACGACGTCCTCGCCGATCTCGCCAAGAAGGTCGCCAACCTCGCTGGTGATGCCATCGgcgacatcatcgacaacCACCCCcaggtcaaggagaagcttggcaGCAACGTTGACCAGCTCAAGGAGCTCGGTGACAAGTATGGCCCCGAGGCTAAGAAGCAGGTCGATGAGACTTGGAAGCAGGTCAAGGACATCTTTGCTGGAGGCTTCAGTGCCGCTAGCATAAGCAAGGCCCGCAAGCTCGTCGAGGAGAAGGTGGAacagatcaagaagctcggcgaCCAGGCCTGGAAgaagggtcttgaggaggccaagccCTACCTTGACAAGAACCCCAAGGTTAAGGAGCTCATCGAGAAGAACGCCGATGCCCTCAAGGAAGGCAACACCGCCGAGCTGTTCAAGCGCGCCAAATCCGCCGTCGACTCTGGCGACTTGGGCGACCTGGAGAAGTACGTCAAGGATGCGaccgagaaggtcaagtCCAAGGGCAATGAGCTCACTGGCGGCTGGGTCGACATTGAGAAGTACATCAAGGAGATCCCTAATGGTGGCGAGGTCATGGAGAAGCTGCAGCAGTTGAGCGAGGTTGCGGACAAGCACAAGGAGGAGGGTGAGAAGCTTTTCAAGGAGACCGTTGAGGAACTTCGACAagtgttggagaagaagtctgAGAAGGCCCAAGAGATTGCTGGTGAGGCAAAAAAGgacgccaagaaggagaccAAGTAA
- a CDS encoding hypothetical protein (BUSCO:EOG092611G7), with product MESLKLYNSLKPGAPVPFVPIEKGKVTWYACGPTVYDKSHLGHARNYVSTDIIRRILMHYFGFDVKFVMNITDIDDKIIIKARRQRLLELEKNKNYTKDELRDLALAAFRAYAKSSLPLLLKDGEDIDATNYAQRREAGYGHVLAGGTISGEGKPGDDEAKVKMHLSNMTAAAEAIASGEIFPGTDEILLPFLDSLYKETIDTRDQTMFTDLTQSMEKLFMDDMDALNVLRPDVITRVTEYVPQIADFVKRIVDKGFAYESEGSVYFDISAFEQAGNTYARLRPDNRNDKSLQEEGEGSLSKNLGGKKNPGDFALWKKSKAGEPFWPSPWGDGRPGWHIDDVLGATIDIHSGGIDLAFPHHDNELAQSEAYFCEHDKGEHTWVNYFIHMGHLSISGSKMSKSLKNFQTIQDALATNYSSRGMRIVFLMGRWNDGVEISPDMRLQADNWESTISNFFINVKALLAEAGISHDVKSLSLSADGKASEGLLAELEQAKKDFEAALVNSIDTPKAMSVILKLVNTANVHLRDNKDADLVALESIARWITKIVGIFGLDSNASPPYEGLGWATVIASDVEPKTAVQPYSEVFTKVKSDVSGLSLESAEILSLLEQDPTAEFASIASGGSRDPEQLALPYLRAVSKLRDELRHIVSNQTPETKKAILSLTDRIRDDDLTNLGVYLDDRPDGQASLIKFIPAAELIAAREEKAAQAAEKARKKEEARLAREKADQEAREKAKVRPEDLFKGDERYSAWDEQGLPTKMKDGSDVPKSQLKGLKKQWDRQKKAHDDLKAKGLL from the exons atcatcatcaaggcaCGACGACAACGATTGctcgagctcgagaagaacaaaaacTACACAAAGGACGAACTTCGAGATCTAGCTCTGGCCGCTTTCCGGGCATACGCTAAGAGTAGCTTGCCTTTGCTGCTAAAGGACGGAGAGGATATCGATGCGACCAACTATGCTCAGCGCAGAGAGGCAGGATATGGACACGTGCTTGCGGGCGGCACCATTTCTGGTGAGGGAAAGCCTGGCGAcgatgaagccaaggtcaAAATGCACCTAAGTAACATGACTGCTGCCGCTGAAGCTATCGCTTCTGGCGAGATCTTCCCTGGCACCGACGAGATTCTCTTGCCCTTCCTCGATTCGCTTTACAAGGAAACCATTGACACGAGGGATCAGACCATGTTCACGGATCTGACTCAGAGCATGGAGAAGCTATTTATGGACGACATGGATGCGCTCAATGTACTGCGACCTGATGTTATTACCCGAGTTACCGAATACGTACCTCAGATTGCCGATTTCGTCAAAAGAATTGTCGACAAGGGATTCGCATACGAATCCGAGGGATCTGTCTACTTTGATATCTCCGCGTTCGAGCAGGCCGGAAATACTTATGCGCGACTGCGTCCCGACAACCGAAATGACAAGtctctccaagaagaaggcgagggtTCCCTCTCGAAGAACCTTGGTGGAAAGAAGAATCCCGGTGATTTTGCTCTGTggaagaagtccaaggctGGCGAGCCCTTCTGGCCTAGCCCTTGGGGTGATGGACGTCCTGGGTGGCATATTGA TGATGTTCTAGGGGCAACCATTGACATCCACTCTGGCGGTATCGACCTGGCATTCCCTCATCATGACAATGAGTTAGCACAGAGTGAGGCTTACTTCTGTGAGCATGATAAGGGCGAGCACACATGGGTCAACTACTTTATCCACATGGGTCACTTGTCTATTTCTGGATCCAAGATGTCCAAGTCTCTCAAAAATTTCCAGACGATTCAGGATGCATTGGCTACCAATTACTCTTCAAGAGGAATGCGAATTGTGTTTTTGATGGGTCGATGGAACGATGGTGTTGAAATTTCACCGGATATGCGATTGCAAGCTGACAACTGGGAGTCAACCATCAGC aacttcttcatcaatgtCAAGGCATTGCTGGCTGAGGCTGGCATTTCACATGATGTCaagtctctgtctctgagCGCAGATGGCAAGGCCAGTGAGGGTCTCTTAGCCGAGCTCgagcaagccaagaaggactttgaggCTGCTTTGGTCAACTCAATCGACACACCAAAAGCTATGTCTGTTATCCTCAAGTTGGTCAACACCGCCAACGTGCACTTGAGAGACAACAAGGACGCTGATCTTGTGGCTCTTGAGTCTATTGCACGCTGGATCACCAAGATCGTGGGCATCTTTGGTCTCGATTCGAATGCTTCGCCGCCATATGAAGGCCTTGGCTGGGCCACAGTCATCGCTTCAGACGTTGAGCCAAAGACAGCCGTTCAGCCCTACTCCGAGGTCTTCACTAAGGTCAAGTCAGATGTTTCTGGCTTGTCTCTTGAGAGCGCTGAGATTTTATCATTGCTTGAGCAAGACCCTACAGCTGAGTTCGCGTCAATCGCTTCTGGTGGCTCTCGCGACCCTGAGCAATTGGCTTTGCCTTATCTTCGTGCTGTTTCTAAGCTTCGGGATGAGCTGCGTCACATTGTTTCTAACCAAACACCCGAAACGAAGAAGGCTATTCTTTCTTTGACAGATCGTATTCGAGACGACGACCTCACAAACCTGGGCGTTTACTTGGACGACAGACCTGATGGCCAAGCCTCCCTGATCAAGTTCATCCCCGCTGCTGAACTGATTGCTGCGCGAGAAGAGAAGGCCGCTCAAGCTGCTGAAAAGGCGcgaaagaaggaggaggctcgCCTTGCACGTGAGAAGGccgatcaagaagctcgtgAAAAAGCCAAGGTCAGGCCCGAAGATCTCTTCAAGGGTGATGAGAGATACAGTGCTTGGGACGAGCAAGGATTGCCTACTAAGATGAAAGATGGCAGTGATGTGCCCAAGAGCCAATTGAAGGGTTTGAAGAAGCAATGGGACCGACAGAAGAAGGCGCACGATGACCTCAAGGCTAAAGGACTGTTGTAG